From the genome of Agrobacterium tumefaciens:
TTCACAACAGCCCATGACCCATCTTCAGATCAGTATCAGTCGACACTTCGACTGATCCACTACATGTCGATGGAGGATGCCAAACCGGAAGACTTCCAATCCTGGCGCGCCGGAGCCCATTCGGATTTTGATTGCCTGACGATCCTCCACCAGAAAGAAGGTGAAGGCGGACTCCAGGTCTGCCCGGGCAAGGATGCTGCCCTGAAGGAGTGGACCGATGTTCCTCCGCGCAACGGTTACATTACCTGCAACATTGGCGACATGCTGATGCGCTGGTCGGACGACCAGTTGCAATCGACGCTGCACCGCGTGCGTATGCCGAACGCGGGCGAGTATATGGGACGCAGGCTATCGCTGCCGTTCTTTTGCCAGGCAAACCGAGACGCGGTCATGCAAGGCCCGCTTGGAAAATATGAAGCGATCACCGCCGGCGAGTATCTCACACGCCGCATCAACGCCAACTTCGCCAAAAAGTGACGTTGAAGATGGTCCGTTGCGGTGACAGTTTGGAACAGACAACCCGAATCCCGTCAGGCAACGGACCCATCATGCTTCATGGCCGCGCATTGCGCTACATCGACGAAGTGGCCCGGCAGGGCTCCATCCGCAAGGCGGCGAAGACACTGCATGTCGCCGCCTCCGCGGTAAACCGCTACATACTTGAGCTGGAAGAGGAATTGCAGGCGCCGATTTTCGAGCGCCTGCCCCGTGGTCTGAAACTGACGAGCTCGGGCGAAATCCTGATCCAGCACATTCGCGAAACCTTGCAGGCACACCAGCGAATGCGTGCACAGATCCAGTCCCTGAAGGGTTTGCATCGAGGCGAGGTGGTGCTTGCAACCATGGCAACTCTTGCCGCCGGCTGCATTGCCGATATCGTTTCCGCCTATCGTGAAAAACACCCGCAGGTGCGACTGCGGATCATGGTTGGTGACAGGGCGGGCGTGACCGAAATGGTCGCCCTCGGGCAGGCAGATATGGCTATCGCCTACAATCTGCCTGATGATTCCCGCCTTCAGCGCGCAGCCGAATTCCGCCATGTGTTTGGAGCCGTTGTCGCGCCCGATCATCCGCTTTCCGTTCGAAAGAGCGTACGGATGTCAGAATGCCTGCTTTATCCTCTGGTGCTGGCGGACCGGTCGCTTTCACTTCGGGAGGTGGTCGAAGCAACGGTCCCGGCCCGCGCCACACTCTCCCCTGTCGTCGAAACCAACTCGATGGAACTGATGAAGCGGCTTGCTCGAACGGCACCGCATATCACTTTCCTCAACCGATTGGACATCGATCGCGAAATGGCAACCGGTGATCTTGTCTTCATCCCGCTGACCGGCACCGGTTCGCTTCAGAAACTCAATATACTCCACCGCGCGCGCGGCTCACTTTCTCCTGCAGGAAGCCATTTCATGCAATTCGCACAGGAGCGTCTGGCTACCTCACTTGGTGAGCAGTGACTTCATCCCGACCATTTGTCAGAGACCACCATCCATGAACGATTTCCCCCTGTTAAACGGCCTTGCCGCCCGTCTGGCGAGACCGGGTCGATTTACGCTAGCCGAGGCCCGCGTACCGCAATCACTCCTGGGAAGCAAGACGCCTGCTTTCGCCGAAATTGACCGGGACGGTTCGGTCCTTGTCGATATCATGATCGAGGGCGGCAGGATCACCGCTGTCACACCTTCCTCGTCAGGCAGGAACGACGATGCGATTTCGCTGGATGGGCGTCACGTGTGGCCGCTGCTGGTCGACGCCCATGCTCACCTCGACAAGGGGCATACGATGGGACGCGCGCCGGAGTCGGGAGGTACACATCCGGGCGCCCGGGCGGCAACAACTGCCGATCGCCTTGCCCACTGGAATACGCATGACCTTTTGCGCCGTATGGAGTTCGCGCTTTCGACGGCGGATGCCCATGGTGTTGCAGCTATCCGCACCCACCTCGACAGTCACGAAGGACAAGCGGAAATCACCTGGAACGCTTTCGCGCAAATGAGGGAACGCTGGAAAGATCGCATCACGCTGCAGGCCGCCGGCCTTGTGCCGCTTGATGCCTACCGTGAAGAGCACGGGACACGCCTCGCTGATATTATCGCCGGCCACGGTGGCCTTCTCGGAGGCGTCACCCGTGCCTCTGGCGGCACTCATGGTTCCGGTCTTGATGATATCGATGCACTGCTTGACCGGATGTTCGTTCTCGCCGGCGAACGGGGGCTCGATATCGATCTTCATGTCGATGAAGCGGCGCAAGCAGACGCCTTGCCGCATGTGGCACGTGCCACGATCCGCCATGGATACGAAGGGCGCGTTACCTGCGGCCATTGCTGCTCGCTAGCACTTTTGAGTGACGACGTCCTGCGCGACCGGATCGCGTTGATCGCCGATGCAGGTATTTCGATTATCACATTGCCGACGGTCAATATGTATCTGCAGGACCGCGAACCGGGACGGACACCTCGCTGGCGCGGCGTCACACCGGCCAAGGAGTTGCGGGCAGCAGGGATCACCGTTGCAACGGCGGGCGACAACTGTCGCGACCCGTTTTTTGCCTACGGTGATCACGACATGCTGGACACATGGCGTCAATCTGTCCGTATCCTGCATCTCGATCACCCTTATGGTGACGCTGCAGCTCTTGCCGGGCCAGAACCAGCAAGAATCATGGGTATCGAGGCCGGTATCATTGGCGTTGGACGACCGGCAGATCTGATGATCCTGGAGGCGTGGAGCATCGACCAGGTTATCGCCCGCCCCCACGCTGACCGGCTGATCCTGCGCCGTGGCGTGTTTGCAAATCGCACCCTTCCCTCCTACAGCCTGCTAGGAGGCCAGATATCGCAATGAAGCGCCCGAGCCGTTGACGGTCATACACCCTACGCACTTGCACGATTTCAGCTTTAGGTTACGGTTGGCAGAGGGATTTCAACGGAGGGACGGCAGACATGTGCAATCACTGCGTGATGGAAGGCGTCAAGCGCAATATGCTTTCTCGGCGTCTGTTGTTCAAAGGCGCTGCTGCGGCAGGCGTCGCGTTGGCAGCCGGGGGGTTAATGACACCCGTTCTCGCCCAGACGGCAAAACAGGTCGTTGATCTTACCCATGCTTACGATTCCACCTTTCCAACCTTTGATGGCAAGCCAGGGATCGAATTCGAGTGGGCGGCAGAAATCGCCAAGGATGGCTATCAGCTTCACAAGCTGACCATCTTTGAACATACGGGAACCCATATCGACGCGCCGCTCCACTTCAGCGCCGACGGGGCAAGTGTCGACGAACTCGAGCCGCAAAAGCTTGTGGCACCGCTTGTTATCATCGACATTACTGACCGCGCCAAGGAGGAAGCAAACGCAACGATCGAAGCGGCCGACATCGAAAGCTGGATCAGTGCGAATGGCGATATTCCGGCAGGCGCGTTGGTCGCTCTGCGATCCGGTTGGGCGACAAAGGTCAAAGAACCGGCTTTCCGGAATGACGATGCCGGAAAATTCGCGTTCCCCGGTTTCGGGAAGTCGGCGACCGATTTGCTGCTCAACCTTGATACCGTTGCGATCGGTGTCGATACTCTGTCGCTCGATCCGGGCAACTCCGCCGATTTTGCAGTCCATAATTCCTGGCTGCCCGCAGGCCGCTACGGGATCGAAGGTTTGAACAATCTTGAAGCCCTGCCAGTCAAGGGGGCAACGATTATCGTCGGCGCTCCGAAACACCGTGGCGGAACAGGCGGGCCTGCACGCGTTCTGGCGTTGGTCTGATCGCAACTATCCCGAGCTATTTGTGAGGCCAGATCGAGGCTCTCACACTGACAAAATAGCGACAATCTATTGCGCCTGTCCTCATGCGCGACGCTGGCGACAGTCGCCAGCGCATCGGTTTCGCACGTTTCTGGCGGATAAACAGATTGCGCTTGAACTTCATCAAGCTCGCACACATCCGCCTTGGAAACTTCCCGCCAGACTAGCCGTTCTCGCGGCTCCATAGCGTTGCCAAAACGGCAATTGATAAAGCGAAAATCGGTACTTTATTCGAACAACAGCCATCGACATTATGGTCCCGTCAACAAGCACGGGAAACCGCCGATGGCCTATATCATTACCGATCCCTGCATCGACGTTAAGGATGGCGCCTGCACTGTCGCCTGCCCGGTTGACTGTATCTACGAGGGTGGCCGGATGTTTTACATTCACCCTGACGAGTGCATCAACTGCGGTCTTTGCCTGTCGATCTGTCCCGTCGATGCCATCATGTGGGATCAGGAAGTGCCCGATGAAAAGTCTTCGTATCTCGCTGTCAACCGCGACTTTTTTGGCGTTGCGGTAACCGGGCTCGGTTCGCCGGGTGGATGGGACAAGTCGCAGAGCTTGGCAAACGACCACCCCTATGTGGCTGCCTATCAGAAGATGCCGTCGTGAATGCCGATCAACAACGGGAGGAACCAATGAAAAGCACAGATATCTATGGCGTCATAGCCGCCGTTCCGACACCCTTGAATATTAACGGCGCAATCGATCTCGAAGCCTTCGCCGAGCATTGCACGTTCTGCCTGTCGAATGGCTGCGATTTCCTCAATGTCCTGGGGACGACAGGAGAAGCGAACTCGTTCTCAGCCGATGAACGCGCCGTGCTGATGCAGCAGGCGGCAAGCCGCCTTGATCCACACAAGCTGATGGTGGGAACGGGTACGCCGGATATCGAGACAACCGTAAGACTGACGACACTCGCTCATTCTCTCGGTTATGCTGCAGCTCTTGTCCTTCCGCCGTTTTATTACAAGCCGGTCGAGGAGGACGGGTTGTTTGCCTATTTTGAGCAGGTTGTCACGCGGACAGCTGCGAGCCCGATTGCGATTTACCTTTATAACTTCCCCCAACTCACCGGCATCGAATTCTCGCCAGCGCTGGCCAAACGGCTGATTGAAGCTTTTCCCGACCGCATCAAGGGGGCCAAGGACAGCAGCGGCAACCTCGTCTATGCTCGCCAACTGGCGCAGATTGATAATTTCGCCGTATTTCCAAGCAGCGAGGCCGCTCTTGCCGACGCCGCACGCGACAATTTCGCCGGGTGTATCTCCGCGACCGTCAACATCGATCCAGCCGCCTCCCAAACCCTCTGGAACCATCAGAAGGATGCGGCGGTTCTTGCGCATGTCACTCGCCTGAGGAGCGCCATAACCGCCCATCCATTGATCTCGGCTGTAAAATATCTCGTTGGTCTGCGATCTGGAAATGAGTGCTGGAACCAGGTTCTGGCACCAAATCTGGGGATTACCGATAAACACCGCCAGACACAGTTGAAAGACGTTGCGCCTGCCTCGGTCGCTGCGGCCTGATAGAACACCGCTTGACGCGGCCTGTGAAAACGGGCCGCGATCAGAGTTGAGCACTCCACACGTTGGGAGGCTTGATACCCTCTGTCACCTATCCAGGATAGAGCGGATTTTTTCCTCGAAGCGCTTCAAGTCCGATACCAGAGCCTCAACGACCACCTCGGTGGCGCGCGTCAATTTGCGATATCGCGGCACCACGATGCCGACCTGAAGGTTCTGGAGCTGCGAGCCCGCCAGAGGGATTGCAGCGATTTCCCCAGATTCCAGTTCGCGGACCAGACCGAGCGGCGTGAAGAAAGCCACGCCTTCGCCTGCCATGATCAGCGGCTTCAGCATCATCTGGTTGTTCGTGGCAACCATGGTTCGGGCAAATTTGTTCAGAGCAGCGAGCTCGACGGCAATCATCGAGCTGATCACTTCATTGTCCAGTTGCAGCAACAGGTTGAACTGGGCGCATTCCTGGAGCGTGACCGATTTCTGGCGTGCCAGTGGATGGCTGCCAGCGACGATCGCCATCAGCGGCATGTGAATGCCGGAGACCAGCCTGATGTCATGCGGTCGCGACAGATCGAAGGTGATACCGACATCGACGTCGCCATCGTTGAGGAGCCGGAAAATATTGGTGTAGCTGTCGTTGCGGATGCGGAAATCGACGCCGGGATGCTTCCTGTGAAAGCCCATCACGAAATCCGGCATGAACTGGATCGACAGGCTGTCAAGCATCGCTATATGGACACGGCCAATGCTCTTGCCTTTCAGATCCCCGATATCCGATCGCATGATCTCGAACTGTTGCAGCGTGCCCACGGCATGGCGCAGCACGATCTCACCGGACGGAGTGAGCCGCAATCCATTCGAAAATCTCTCGAAAAGCGGCGTCCCGAGTTCATCTTCGAGCTTCTTGATCTGACGACTGACAGCAGAGGTCGCGACATGCAGCTCTTCCGAGGCACGACGGATAGAGCCATAACGCGCGACTTCGGTGAAATACCTCAGAATATTTGCATGCACACCGCACCTCCAGCCATTGATCCGGTCAATGCTGATGGCATAGCACGGTCAACGGCCCTGCCAAACAGGAGCACGCTTTTCTCGGAAAGCGACGACACCTTCCTGCGCATCCTCGCTCTGCAATGCCCGGATAAGCGCCGGGGTGCGGAGTGCCTGTGCTTCCGCGACATTGAGATGTCCGGTCCGGTTGACCGTCTGCTTGATCGCCTTGAGAGACAGCGGGGCGCAGGCAACGATTTCCGCCACCCAGCGATCGACGGCAGCATCGAGCTCCGCGGCCGGGACGATCTCATTGACGATACCGAAATTCTGCATCTCGGCGGCACTGAACCGGCGTCCCGTCAGCATGACGCCCATGGCCTGATTGAAAGGGATCTTGCGCTGTAACAGCACCATACCCCCGTCAAGAGGCATGCGTCCGACCCGCGCCTCAGGCAGACCGAAACTGGCCGTCTCAGCTGCGATGACGATATCGCAGCCAAGCACCATTTCGAAACCACCCCCCAGTGCATAACCATTCACCCGTGCGATAACAGGGACATCAAGTGTCTTTCGAAACGCCAGGCCACCGAACCCGTTTGTTCGGGTTTGGGCCCAATATTCCAGCCCGGAGGCCCCACTTCCGCCTTTGAGATCGGCGCCGGCACAAAATGCCTTTTCACCCGCCCCCGTTACAACAACACAACTGATGTCGTCCCTCCGCTCAAGGTCCGACCAGATGGCGTCGAGGGCCTCTTCTGTCTCGGCATCGACCGCGTTCAACCGGTCGGGCCTGTTGAGGGTGATACGCACGACACGGTTTTCGACAGAAAATAGAACGGTCACGCCGCATCTCCCTGCAACTCGTCAATCGACCGCAATATCTCTTCGTTGTGCTGACCAAGCGTCGGAGGCTTCAGCCGAACTGAAACAGGAGCCTTCGACATCTCGATCGGCGATCCGATGACACGGACCGGGCCGGCAGGCGTTTCACCGGCATCAAGTATGAGATTGTTGATGATCGTTTGTTCGTCTTCCAGGGCTTCGGGTAGTGAGCGAACAGGTGCGCACAGGATGTCCACCTCCTCCAGACGTCCCAACCAGTATGCCGTGGTATTGGTGAGGTAACGAGCCCGGAAGATGGCATGGAGCTGCGGCCGGGTGGCAGCCTGCGCGTCAAAGTCAGCGTGTTCCGCCTTTGCTGAAAGGTCTTCAATCTCGAGGGCGGTGCAGATGTCGCGCAGCGGGTTGGCCTTGAAGGCCCCTACCATGACCAGCGCGCCATCAGAGGTGTCAAACACCCCGCTCAGCGGGAAGGACGACCAGTTCAGCTCCTTGCCACGCATCATATGCATGGTTCCTTCCTGCATCTGGGCGGCGATCAGGGAACTGTACAGACTGACAGCAACCTCCTGTCCTTCCCCCGTCTTCTGGCGATGCAGCAATGCCAGAAGAATACCCTGGACCAGATGCATGCCGGCGGAGTAGTCGGCTATCGTGGTGGAGTAGATTGCCGTTGGATGCGTGTAGTCGGATTTCCTTTGCATCACGCCGGTCATTGCCTGCGCGAGTGTATCCTGCCCGCCCTTGTGGCGATAAGGACCCTCAACACCAAACCCCGTTCCGACAGCATAGATGATGCGCGGGTTGATTTTTTTGAGGTCGTCATAGCCGAAGCCCATGCGCTCCATCACGCCGGGGCGGAAATTGCTGACGACGACATCGGCGTTGCGCAGCAGTTCCCGCACCGCGCTGCACGCATCCTTGTCCTTCAGATCAAGAGCCAGGCTGCGCTTATTGCGATTAAGCGAGGTGAATACCGGATTATTGAGGCCGTCAGGGTCAGAACCGACGGACCAGCGCGAAAGATCGCCAATCCTGGTTTTTTCGATCTTGATGACATCAGCACCGTAATCAGCCAGCATCTGCGTGCAGCAGGGTCCGAGCATCACCTGGGTGAAGTCAATGACGCGTACGCCATCCAGTGGAAGACTTGTCATTCTGCGGCCTCCAGATAGGTTGCATTGGCGGAGGGGATGTCACCTGGATCAGCGCCCTGCGAACGTAGTGTTTTTTGAATTGTGGCGATATCCGCCTTTCGCGCAACGACACCGGCGTTAAGGGCGACGGTTGCCGCGACACCGGCGGCCTCTCCCATTGCCATGCAAGGCGGGATTTCCCGGCTCGATTTCTGTGCCTGCGGAGTTGCTGAGTAATGGCGCCCGGCGACGATAAGATTGTCCACTTCCCTTGGAAGCATCGCCCGATAGGGTGTGTAATAGTCGCGACCGCGGCAAACCGTATCGAAAAAGTGGCGGCGATCCATGACGTCGTCCTTCGTCACGACATAGGAGCCTTCCAGGAGACGGGTCTGCCGCACGCCGGTCTGCGGTGCGAAATCCACTACATAGGCATTTTCGAAGCCAGGCATTTTCTCGCGCGCAAAATCGAGGAGCCTTGCGATACGGCTGCGGCCTTCTATTTCTGCCTTGGTCAGGTCTTCGACTTTAAGGCCGCTGAGTGTGGGCATATGCGGGCAATTGAGCCAAATCACACCGGGTAGCGGCGTTTTCAGCCACCAGAAGGACCAGCATCCCCCAATCAGGCGCTTGGCCTCGTGGTCGAGACGCTTGAAGGCCTCCGGGTCTTCCTGCTCGAAACGCTCGGCAGCATCTGTGTCAACGCCACCCCAACGAGACACCGTCGTGAGGATGAAGTCGGACTTGACGTGTGAGGCCCCGGCACTCGCTGCCACGTCGAGATCACCCGTCGTATCGACGATGACGTCGCCCATGATGGCCTGCATCCCATCCTTGGTCTGGCAAACGACCCCGGTGATCTTGTCGTCCTCGACGATCGCCGAAGAAAACCAGCTATGCAGGCGAAGCTTCACTTTGGCCTCACCCATCATGTCATAGGCGGCACGTTTAAACCCATCAGGATCGAAGGCTGCTGAATAGCAGATTGGATGCGGCATCGACTGGGTATGAAAATCAAACAGGCCCCAGCGCGCCCAGCGTTGCCATGCCTCCGGTGTATCACGAAATTCAATCAGGCGGTCCCGGTCCGTGGGCGTGACGCAGAGGTCCCAACGTTTCATCCGCTCGATCATTTCGAAGCAGATACCTTTGACGGTGATCTCAAGCTCGTTGACCATGTCGTCCAGCACCAGCACCATGCCGCCAGATGCGAGCCCACCAAGATAGGGATAACGTTCAATGAGCGTGACTGTGGCGCCATTGCGTGCAGCCGAGACGGCTGCGGAAATGCCGGCAGGCCCGCCACCAACCACGACAACGTCCGAACGATCGACAACGGCTATCGTGCGCGCAGGCACGTTAATGACCTGGTTCATAATCATTTTCCTTTTTTGAAAAGCCTAGTGCTGTCCGGCCGGTTTCCAACGGATGACTTTCGCCTCAATCACCGAGACGATGGAAAACAGGACAACTGCGAGCAAGGCAGCGATCACGACCGTGGCGTAGAGCAACGGCGAACGGAAATTATAGGTCGCCTCGATGATCAGCGCGCCGAGGCCGAATGTTGAGCCGATCCACTCTGCAACGATCGCTCCCATCACGCTGCTTGTGGCGGCAATCTTGAGGGCAGCAAACAGAAACGGCAACGAACTTGGAATACGAACCTTCCAAAGAATTTCCGTATTGCTCGCAGACAGAACCCGCATCAGATCCAGCATCGCAGGACTTGCCGACCTCAAACCCTGCACCATATTGACCAGTGTCGGGAAGAAGCAGATCAAACCTGCAATGATGATCTTGGGCGCAATGCCGTTTCCGAAGATCAGAACGAGGATCGGTGCAAGCGCGATGATCGGAATAGCCTTGATGAAGACCGCGATCGGGTAAAACGCCTTTTCGGCCATGGAGCTGTGCACGAACCAAATGGCGAGGAGAACCGCGACCAGGTTGCCGAAGATGAAGCCCAGCAAGGCTTCCATCAGTGTCGGCAACAGATTTTTCATCAGGATCGGTGCGTTTTCACCGAAGGCATAAAACACGTCGACCGGGCTTGGCGCCATGAACGTCGGCACCTCGAAAAACCAGACGATAAGTTGCCAGACCGCGATGCAGGCCGCGCCGGCAAGAATGGCCGGCAAACGCGAGGAAATTCCGTCAGCCACTCCATCGAGAACGGCCAGACGTCGCTGGGAGGCAGATGCGCGGTCTTGTCGTTGAGACTGGGCTACGTCGCTCATAGGCACTCCTCCAGCATTGAACGCAAATGCGCTGTGACCTTGATGAACTCCACTGTGTCGCGCATCGCAAGCGAACGAGGATATGGAATGTCGATGTTGATGAATTCCTTGACGCGGCCCGGATGCGCCTGAAGCATCAGGACTTTCTGGCCCAGGAAAGCTGCTTCCGGAATGGAGTGTGTTACGAACAGGACGGTCGTGCCGGTTTCCTGCCAGACCCGCAAAAGCTCTTCGTTGAGCTTGTCGCGCGTGATTTCATCAAGCGCACCAAACGGCTCGTCCATCAACAGGATGCGTGGTCGAGTGACAAGTGCTCGGGCAATTGCGACGCGCTGACGCATTCCGCCGGAGAGCTCATGCGGCATGGCATTTTCACGCCCTTTCAAACCCACGAGTGCCAACAGTTCGGCCGGGTCGGCATAGGACGATTTGTCGTGTTTCCCGACCTCGATCGGCAGCCTGACATTGTCGATCGCGTTGCGCCAGGGAAGCAGCGTTGCGTCCTGAAACACGAAGGCGAAATCGCGGTTTTCACGTGCCTCTTTAGGGGTGCGGCCAAAAACCGATATCGACCCGGAACTGATGTGCACAAGGTCTGCAATACAGCGCAGAAGAGTGGATTTTCCACACCCTGACGG
Proteins encoded in this window:
- a CDS encoding LysR family transcriptional regulator: MKMVRCGDSLEQTTRIPSGNGPIMLHGRALRYIDEVARQGSIRKAAKTLHVAASAVNRYILELEEELQAPIFERLPRGLKLTSSGEILIQHIRETLQAHQRMRAQIQSLKGLHRGEVVLATMATLAAGCIADIVSAYREKHPQVRLRIMVGDRAGVTEMVALGQADMAIAYNLPDDSRLQRAAEFRHVFGAVVAPDHPLSVRKSVRMSECLLYPLVLADRSLSLREVVEATVPARATLSPVVETNSMELMKRLARTAPHITFLNRLDIDREMATGDLVFIPLTGTGSLQKLNILHRARGSLSPAGSHFMQFAQERLATSLGEQ
- a CDS encoding cytosine deaminase → MNDFPLLNGLAARLARPGRFTLAEARVPQSLLGSKTPAFAEIDRDGSVLVDIMIEGGRITAVTPSSSGRNDDAISLDGRHVWPLLVDAHAHLDKGHTMGRAPESGGTHPGARAATTADRLAHWNTHDLLRRMEFALSTADAHGVAAIRTHLDSHEGQAEITWNAFAQMRERWKDRITLQAAGLVPLDAYREEHGTRLADIIAGHGGLLGGVTRASGGTHGSGLDDIDALLDRMFVLAGERGLDIDLHVDEAAQADALPHVARATIRHGYEGRVTCGHCCSLALLSDDVLRDRIALIADAGISIITLPTVNMYLQDREPGRTPRWRGVTPAKELRAAGITVATAGDNCRDPFFAYGDHDMLDTWRQSVRILHLDHPYGDAAALAGPEPARIMGIEAGIIGVGRPADLMILEAWSIDQVIARPHADRLILRRGVFANRTLPSYSLLGGQISQ
- a CDS encoding cyclase family protein, which translates into the protein MCNHCVMEGVKRNMLSRRLLFKGAAAAGVALAAGGLMTPVLAQTAKQVVDLTHAYDSTFPTFDGKPGIEFEWAAEIAKDGYQLHKLTIFEHTGTHIDAPLHFSADGASVDELEPQKLVAPLVIIDITDRAKEEANATIEAADIESWISANGDIPAGALVALRSGWATKVKEPAFRNDDAGKFAFPGFGKSATDLLLNLDTVAIGVDTLSLDPGNSADFAVHNSWLPAGRYGIEGLNNLEALPVKGATIIVGAPKHRGGTGGPARVLALV
- a CDS encoding ferredoxin family protein, encoding MAYIITDPCIDVKDGACTVACPVDCIYEGGRMFYIHPDECINCGLCLSICPVDAIMWDQEVPDEKSSYLAVNRDFFGVAVTGLGSPGGWDKSQSLANDHPYVAAYQKMPS
- a CDS encoding dihydrodipicolinate synthase family protein — encoded protein: MKSTDIYGVIAAVPTPLNINGAIDLEAFAEHCTFCLSNGCDFLNVLGTTGEANSFSADERAVLMQQAASRLDPHKLMVGTGTPDIETTVRLTTLAHSLGYAAALVLPPFYYKPVEEDGLFAYFEQVVTRTAASPIAIYLYNFPQLTGIEFSPALAKRLIEAFPDRIKGAKDSSGNLVYARQLAQIDNFAVFPSSEAALADAARDNFAGCISATVNIDPAASQTLWNHQKDAAVLAHVTRLRSAITAHPLISAVKYLVGLRSGNECWNQVLAPNLGITDKHRQTQLKDVAPASVAAA
- a CDS encoding LysR family transcriptional regulator, translated to MHANILRYFTEVARYGSIRRASEELHVATSAVSRQIKKLEDELGTPLFERFSNGLRLTPSGEIVLRHAVGTLQQFEIMRSDIGDLKGKSIGRVHIAMLDSLSIQFMPDFVMGFHRKHPGVDFRIRNDSYTNIFRLLNDGDVDVGITFDLSRPHDIRLVSGIHMPLMAIVAGSHPLARQKSVTLQECAQFNLLLQLDNEVISSMIAVELAALNKFARTMVATNNQMMLKPLIMAGEGVAFFTPLGLVRELESGEIAAIPLAGSQLQNLQVGIVVPRYRKLTRATEVVVEALVSDLKRFEEKIRSILDR
- a CDS encoding crotonase, translated to MTVLFSVENRVVRITLNRPDRLNAVDAETEEALDAIWSDLERRDDISCVVVTGAGEKAFCAGADLKGGSGASGLEYWAQTRTNGFGGLAFRKTLDVPVIARVNGYALGGGFEMVLGCDIVIAAETASFGLPEARVGRMPLDGGMVLLQRKIPFNQAMGVMLTGRRFSAAEMQNFGIVNEIVPAAELDAAVDRWVAEIVACAPLSLKAIKQTVNRTGHLNVAEAQALRTPALIRALQSEDAQEGVVAFREKRAPVWQGR
- a CDS encoding CoA transferase, with protein sequence MTSLPLDGVRVIDFTQVMLGPCCTQMLADYGADVIKIEKTRIGDLSRWSVGSDPDGLNNPVFTSLNRNKRSLALDLKDKDACSAVRELLRNADVVVSNFRPGVMERMGFGYDDLKKINPRIIYAVGTGFGVEGPYRHKGGQDTLAQAMTGVMQRKSDYTHPTAIYSTTIADYSAGMHLVQGILLALLHRQKTGEGQEVAVSLYSSLIAAQMQEGTMHMMRGKELNWSSFPLSGVFDTSDGALVMVGAFKANPLRDICTALEIEDLSAKAEHADFDAQAATRPQLHAIFRARYLTNTTAYWLGRLEEVDILCAPVRSLPEALEDEQTIINNLILDAGETPAGPVRVIGSPIEMSKAPVSVRLKPPTLGQHNEEILRSIDELQGDAA
- a CDS encoding FAD-dependent oxidoreductase, with the protein product MNQVINVPARTIAVVDRSDVVVVGGGPAGISAAVSAARNGATVTLIERYPYLGGLASGGMVLVLDDMVNELEITVKGICFEMIERMKRWDLCVTPTDRDRLIEFRDTPEAWQRWARWGLFDFHTQSMPHPICYSAAFDPDGFKRAAYDMMGEAKVKLRLHSWFSSAIVEDDKITGVVCQTKDGMQAIMGDVIVDTTGDLDVAASAGASHVKSDFILTTVSRWGGVDTDAAERFEQEDPEAFKRLDHEAKRLIGGCWSFWWLKTPLPGVIWLNCPHMPTLSGLKVEDLTKAEIEGRSRIARLLDFAREKMPGFENAYVVDFAPQTGVRQTRLLEGSYVVTKDDVMDRRHFFDTVCRGRDYYTPYRAMLPREVDNLIVAGRHYSATPQAQKSSREIPPCMAMGEAAGVAATVALNAGVVARKADIATIQKTLRSQGADPGDIPSANATYLEAAE
- a CDS encoding ABC transporter permease, with protein sequence MSDVAQSQRQDRASASQRRLAVLDGVADGISSRLPAILAGAACIAVWQLIVWFFEVPTFMAPSPVDVFYAFGENAPILMKNLLPTLMEALLGFIFGNLVAVLLAIWFVHSSMAEKAFYPIAVFIKAIPIIALAPILVLIFGNGIAPKIIIAGLICFFPTLVNMVQGLRSASPAMLDLMRVLSASNTEILWKVRIPSSLPFLFAALKIAATSSVMGAIVAEWIGSTFGLGALIIEATYNFRSPLLYATVVIAALLAVVLFSIVSVIEAKVIRWKPAGQH
- a CDS encoding ABC transporter ATP-binding protein, with the protein product MISAAKKLPPDPLESGAEAAVSIKNLDIRFGDRNNEFTALSNVTLDIPEGAFVTMLGPSGCGKSTLLRCIADLVHISSGSISVFGRTPKEARENRDFAFVFQDATLLPWRNAIDNVRLPIEVGKHDKSSYADPAELLALVGLKGRENAMPHELSGGMRQRVAIARALVTRPRILLMDEPFGALDEITRDKLNEELLRVWQETGTTVLFVTHSIPEAAFLGQKVLMLQAHPGRVKEFINIDIPYPRSLAMRDTVEFIKVTAHLRSMLEECL